The genome window GAAAGACCGTCACCCCTTCGGTGGAGAAAGTTGTTCtccccaaaaaacaaacactgCGGCTCTCGCTCAGGGGCAGCGCGGGCGAATGAAATGAATCTGCAAGGGTGACCCGACGCTGACTCCGAGCTGTAAATCAAGGGCCCGCGCACCAACTTTCATTAATTACTTGGAGCCAGTTAAACTGCCTGGACTCTAAACGGGGAGAGTAATTACCGAGAAATGTTATCGGTCTGGGGCTGCACGACCCGACCCCACGACACCCGAGGCCCTCAGGAAAGATGGTGAGGGGGAAAAGAAGGGGCCCTTCCAGTTGGGCCCGCAGGCCTCGACgctgctccctcctcctctccctctcggATCCACCTGGTGCCCACGGGTTCGACCCTGGCCACTGCTGCGGGAACCGACTTCCTCGCTTCCCAGGCCGGAAAACCGGTTTCTCTTAGAGTGTCTCTGACATTGTATCCCCTTTTCCCTCCATGGCAGTGCACGTggccctctgcctcagtttccctatcgaGAAACCGAGGGCAGTATCATACGTGTTCTTCCCCATCTTTCCGAAGATGAGAAAAGGAATGTAGTGTCTTGTTTGAAAAAGATAGTCTTTTATGATTATTACTAGTAAATTGCTTTAACCATGTACCTCATGAGCTTCTGGAAAACTGCTGCCGCCTCTGGGGAAAAAATATTCTCTGGCTAAAGATCAATCCTGGGTACCTGAACCCAAGGGTGGGGTTTCCTCCTTCTGCCTTAAGCTTCGGGGTCTGTGGCCTGAGGTCCAGGCCCAGTGGCAAATGAGAGGTGCCGAATGTCATATCGGCTTCCTGCTGGGCCACACTGCCACTTTCAGTTCCCCCTGGCCCAGCAGCTGTGCTGGGTCTCCAAACCCCATAAAATTCTTGGGAGTGACATGGGACAAATGGCTCCCACCTTGCTCCTGTATCATCAAGGTTCTGCAACAAGTGTCTGGGAAGACTCCCCAGGACAGAGAAAAGAGGTCATTACCCCCATCTTCGAAACACATACACATCGAcacacccccaaaacaaaaaatgagcttCTATCGCCCACTCTGGGGCAATGGAGGCACGACCCAGAGGGTGGTGTGTCAGAGTGGGTACAAGAGAGGAAATCGTCATTAGTCGGTCATATAGGTCACGCTTAATTAAGTCTCACGCACAGCTCAGCGCCACAGGTTGATGATTTTAAAAGCCACCAGCTTTTATCATCTGCATGACCCCTGAGGGCCTTCATTTCTCGCCTGCTAAGTGGGCAAAGATAACCCCCGCCCCGTTAGCTCAGGCGTGGGTGAGCACGCTTGGGCTTCCAGGGATTTCCTTTTGGGAGGGAGGCCTGGCCCTGTTTGAGACCTACGGATAGCTTACAAACGAAGTTTGGCTCCGTGCATCCACTTTTGAACAAAGGGAAGGCCGAATTTCTGAaaggacattttttaaataaagaggaagagaaacagaaTCGACAGATTTTCTCTAGACAAACCCTACTCCATTCCTGAGCCTATGAGCGGGCAGTGGCCCAGGGCACCACGCAGTCCTCGGAGACCCGCTCGTGCGTGGCGAGGACCGCGGGTCCCGGGCCACAGCTCCCGCACCGGCCCCGTCGGCTCCGCGCCCCAGAGCGCGGGCCCAAGGATGTGGGTACCCCGCGAGGCTCCCAAGACCCCTTCTCAGACGGGACACACAGACCTCAGTGGTCAGGGGCCGGCCTCGAAACCCCTCCCTCAGGTCCCCCGGGAGGGGCAGTGGTGAAAGCGCCTGCGGTGCGGAGGGAGGACTCTTTTAATTAGAATCTTATCGAACGCGGGACTGATTAGAGCGCGCTGTCCCCGGCCCCGCGCTGGCCTGGCGCGGAGAGTGCGGGGGCGGGGGCCAGGGGAGGGACAGCTGCCGGCGGGGAGGATCAGCGTGTTCAAAGGCTCCTTGTACAGGCCTTGGAGGGAGAGGCTCTAGCGGCCAAGGTAGCGCCTTTCCCACGGTTAGTCCGGGCCTGGGAGGGGAGCGCAACCTTGACCGCGCAGAGAGGCGAGACACGCTCTGAGCCTCCCTCCCCCGCCCGCGGCTGCGGAGGAGCCCGGGAACCGCCTGACCGGGCCGGACCCCGAGGAGTAGAGGGGTAGAATGGACAGCAGGCTCGGCCAGGAAGGTGCTCAGAAGGCTGAAAATGATGACTCTGCATCTGCGGCGGTATACGGGAAAATTGTCCCCCAACGAAATCCCCCCTCGTATATGACCGAAGGGGGGCGCCTTTGGCCCTCGGGGAGAGCTGGCCTCCCCACGTGACCCTAGGGTGGCCTGGTGATCCCAAAGCCTGATCCTTCGCTAGGGTTCTGCTCACCAGCGAGGCTGGGGATCAGGAGTGGCTGGCAAGCAACCTTTTTTCCTCCCTGAGCCTGGCATTTAGTCTGGGGCTACCCCTCACCCCACTTCTGCCCTGACAAATCCTCCAACCTACAATGAGTTTGGTGACCATCCAGCGGGCCAGAGAAAATCCATCTCAACAGTGGGGCCAAGATCCCTGGAAAAGGAGGTAGAAATAGCCTTAAgtggcctgggttcaagtcccagctcagccacaAACTGAGACCTCTTTCACACCTAATTTCTTagagccttgatttcctcatccaAAAATAAGTGGCTCCACTGTCAGGCTGTAAGCTTCTTGCAAAGGTTCTTGGGGCCATTAATGGTCTTAATATTCAAtccctagtgcctggcacagaataataTTGGCACTTGATGTTTGCTAAATTAATATTTAGGAAATTAGAATGCCAGCTACAATatttaagaaacaggaaaaaatgaaggaGGTTGTGAAGCTTTTTGAGAGGGGAGAGGGTAAGTGGGCGCCAGAGTTGCCCTTCCCATTGGCCTTGGCACTGATGGACATTCCCACATCCTCGGGAGAGAACTGACATGCCCTTGCTTCCCCCAGCCCAAGCCTCGGGCCAGGCCTTGCATTCACCCctcaaatcaaaataataaatccaGAATCTCCATGCCTCAAGTGTCCGTCCTTAATGCGGACTCCAGGGTAGGGTGTGGAGGGGCTTCTCACATCCCACCCCGGCTCCCAGCTGCCAAGTGAGCCCAAGGGCTGGGCTTGATCAAcccatttatgtttttattgcaAGAGAAAACCTAAGCACGCAGACAGGAACCCGCTTCCAGGCTGTGACTAAGTTTGGGCTTTTCCCCGAATAGGAAGGACTCATTCACCTGCTAGTTCTGGTCCCCAGCCCTCAAGcccttctctctgctccagccGGGCTTGTCTACTTGAGAGCAATCCGGATTTTTCTCAGAAGTGTAGTGCCCGCTGACCACAAAGCCCACAGTCCCGCCCCCCAGACCGGGTTGATGGGGTCCCAGGCACCAGAACTGCCTTGCAGAAGACTGGACACAGGGGCCCAAATCGAAGCGACAGAGTCCAGGTTCAAAAATCCCGGCCGACCCTAGATAGGCTCAAATAAAAGATTATGGCACAATTAATATTGCCCCAGGGGCTTAGATCAGGTAACTTCTCAGGTCTCTCCAATGGTGTATATCCATACACAGGCTCACTCACGTTATACACCTGCCTGACCGGATGGTGTTTAGGTGGGCTGCCGCGTTCAGTATTTGGGCTCCCGCGTCTCGGGCATTAGCTTCAGGCTGGATCCAACTTCCAGGCTGCCTATCACAGCTCTCCTCTTACAGATGATAAACTGAGACCTGGAGATTTGCCAAAAGTAACACCAGTCTGCTAAGTTGAGGTGGCACGATCCGATATCACGAGCCTCTGCGATGGACACTAAGCCGTTCCAACACCCCTCGAGTACAAATCACTAATTTCAATAAAGACAGACCTAGAGCGGAGGGACTCCTTCCGTCTGCTTGAGGTTCCTCCGCCGGATACCGATCCCACATTCCCCCGACCAAAAGGAAGGTTTCGGTTTCGCCAGGCTTGGGGTGGGCCAGGTGGTCCCAGCGGCGCTACGGTAGGAACCGCCTCGAGACACGCGTTTAGAAGCCTCGGACACGCGTGGGAGCCCGAGTACCTCCTGCAAAGAGTACACATTCTGCTTCTCCCGTCGCACGGAGACCTGAAACATCCCGGTCCCTAGGCCCGCGTAAAGTTCTGCTCCAGGAAAAGCATCTCCCGTCGTGTTAATAAAGCGTTTCCTAAAATGTCGAATCAAACCGAATTTTCAACCGTGCAGAAATCCAATGACACTAAACGGAGAGGACAAAATACAGAGGCTCGGCACGATCGGCCCCGCATTGGTCCCGGCAAAAGAGAGATGTGCGGGCGCCAGCAAGGGATTAAGAAACAACCGGCCGAGGTCCCTCGTTGGACACTGACTGAAGACGGCAGATAAACCTGTCCTTCTGCCAACCCCCAGGTTATGCAAAAACCGTTCCCAAAGCAAGGCCCGCGTTTACAGGACGACGGGTGACCGAGGCACGCTGGAAGGAAGGCCGATGCTCGGGCCTCATTCCGCGGGCTGCGGTAGGATCTGGCCCCGCATACCTTGGAGTCGAATAAACCGGATTCTTTTCCATCCCCGTAGCCTGCGTGGCTGCCACCTGAGCGAAACCCAGCATCGACCCACTTCTGTACTACCATGCGCGGGAGCTTACGCGGTCACGGCTTGGTTCCGGAAAGCTATCTGGTTACTGGCCCGTTCGTTTACTCATTGTAGAGCTCCGTGACACTTATTGTGCGCCTAGTGTGTGCCAACGCCGTATAAGGGCTGTTGGTACTCCTGGACGTTTTGGCCTGGCGGAAACAGTACAAGCTGCTCACCCCGCGCTGGTCCCACTCCGAATCCACAGTCTAGACATCTAAAAAGACCAGTGCCCGGTGACAACCTGGTGGTGCCTTGAGCAACGAAACCTCTTGCCGAGGCAGAGTCAGGTGCTGCACCGGCCCCGTCTCCCCCTTCCCGTGGGAACTCTCAGTCCCGGACTCTCCCGGACACCAGGGGCTCCCAGATGGCCTCCCGGGTCACGCGAACAGTCGGGCGCTCTGCTGTGCTCGGCCGTGGACCACGTCGGGAGCCGATGCCCGCGTGCACTCCCTCTCCCCGGCCAGCCGTCTCTCTCCCCAGCCGCCGCCTCCGCTACTCTCACGGCCCTTGGGGGAGGCAGCCGGCTAAGGTTAGGGAagggctgggagaggggagggccgCGCGTGGCGAGAGCCCCGGCGCCACCGCCCCGCGTGTAGGGGGCGCTCCCCGGTCTACTTACCCTGGTTGCGAATAGCGGGCTGGCTCTCGAGGCAGCTGGGCAGGTAGGGCGCGCTGGGGAACATCCTGGCCTGGCCGGAGGACGCCTGGCTGGGCGGAGGAGGACCGAAGGGTCCGTAGCGGCAGGCTCCGGCTGTGCCAGTGAACTGGCCGGAGAAGTGGACAGTGAAGGCGCTCAGACACTGCTCCTCGTGCGGCTCCGCGCCGCCCCAGCTTGGCTCCTGTTTGATGAAGGAgtggggcggcggcggcggcggtggcggcggcggagCTGGCGGTGGCGCAGGGCCGCCCAACGAACCATAAGCAGAAGCGCCCGGGGGAGCGAAGTCCAGCACCGGCGCCCACTGCGCGGCGCCGCTCACTGGCAGAGcgcagccgccgccgccacccAGCGAGGGAACGGCCGGCAGCAGAGCGTTCAGGTCCCGCACGTCGGAGCCCATTTGCTGCGGCTGAGCCCCGGACGCCCCGCGGCTTCTCCGGCCCTGCGGGGGCTCGGCGCTCCACTCTGGGCCTAACTTGGCCCAGAAGCCGCCCGAGTCTCGGATCCCTGGCTGCTCGGGCTGCTGAAGGCACCCTGGCCCCGAGCGGAACGTGTGCTGAGACGCCGGCTCCGGGGCACACGTGGAAACCGGCTCCTGCGTCAGGAGGAAGTCCAGGATCACTGCGAGGAGGCGCGGGGCCCCGGCTGCTGGGCTGCGGTCCCGgctctgggtgggtgggtgaatgagtGGGAGGGCGGGCGGGAAGGGGGGAGCGGAGAGGCGGTCGGGTTGCGGAGAGCCACCGGGTGTGGGCGCTGCCTTGAACTCCTTACCCCAGCTGCCTGGCTGCCCCCAGCTTCCCAAAGCTCAAATAAGAGGGGCCGGCGgcggggaaggaggaggagcctGGAGGCTCGGCCGCTCCATTCACACAGCAGCCTCAGCCCGGCCAGGCAGCGCGCGCGGCTCCTTGGGGGCACCCTCGCGGCGGGGGTGGGGGTTGCGGGGCGGACCTGAGGGAGCGTCCCTCTCCGAGACACCCTTTTCCCCTACCCGCCACGCGCTCTCAACTGGCCTGTGTGGCGCaatcctccccccacctccccgtCTTGGCCTTCGCAAGTGTGGGAGCGTCGCGGCACTGTCGAGTCCCTCCAGGTAAGCAGTGTGTCCCCTCTGCGTACGGATGCGGTGGGAGTACAGACGGGGTTGTTAATCTAAGAGGGCGGGttggagggaggggcaggtgggttcCAAGAGGGCGGGAACTTCTGGAAAGCGCAGACAACTCTCCTGGGCTTCAAAGAGGCGGATACCCTTGATTTGCATCCGCAAGTCGGGCTCTTGCTTCTAGAGTTGGAGTGGTAGTCATAATCTTGGGGTCACTGGGGAGGGGGGTGGCCCCTTGTGGGTTTCAGAGGTCGGGACTCAAGGCGAAAGTGCCTCGGCTGGGTGACTGGAAGGAGTTGCGTCAGTGACAATAAGCGGGGTGCGTTTCGATCCTTTCGTAGTTGGTTACTTGGTGATGTGTGCGTCCAGAGGAGGGCGGCTGCCGCCTACCTAAAACCGGAGTCAGCAGCACTTAATCTTACTTTCTAGTGAAGAGTGTGTAATTCTACGGTTAAGCCGGGAACACAGCGGGTTAGCTCAGGAGGGAAGAAAACCCTTGACGAAACGCCGAGTCTGCGTATATTCCGGCCGGAGCATCCTGGCGCCCAGTtcggggaggaaggggaagggttTGGATACGAAGCGGGCGGGGAGAAGGTGGCTCCTGGGGCCACTCCGCCGAGCGTTGCCTCCGCTCGTGGTCGGGGGTACCGTTCAGAAACGCAGTAATTGACCAGGCGGACCGAGGGCTGGGGCGGGGAGAGCCTCCATTACACCACGGTCCAGGACTGTGTTCGCACCGGTGGGAGCTCCGAGCGCGAGGCTTCGTCGATTCAGACTCCTCCGTCCACCTAGTCGCTCTTTGGGAGCACCGCGTCCCAGAGCAGATGTTTGGGGGGGTGGCTTTGTTTTGCCTTTTGGTGCTGCTAAAGTAGCCGGGATCTGTCTAGAAACCGCCCATAGGCAAAGGGAAGCGCCAGGAGCCCGGAGTGTGTTTTAGGGGCGCGTGGAAACGCCCAGGAGCGCCAAGAGGCAGCGGTGATGGCGCAGCCTGGGACGGCCAGGCGCGCCGGGAGGGAAGCGGCCAGTTACAGTCAGGCCTTCCGCGCCGGGCTGGCCTCTGCAGCCGAGCCTGTGAGAAGCAACAATAAAGGTAGTTGCAGTTTTACGAAGAAACCTAGCGTTTCAGTGGCCTTAATTTACTCTCCATTTCTTACGCTTTGGCTTTAGCTTGCACTGTATAAACGCAGTCGCCGCGAGTTCCAGCTGCTGGCCCGAAGCGTGTGCGGGCTCAGTACCTAAGCGCTGTCTGCAATTCCCTGCTCTTGGGGTTACGCATCCTGTAGGTGCAGGAGACCCTGAGGGTCATGTACCGGAAAGTGAACTATCCGCTTGCTCCCTCAGCCACCTTCGCAGTCGAAGACACCTCCTTACGCTGTGTTTCGTGCTTGACTTGACTTCGTCTGCACTCGGATACTTAAAAGAAACGGAAGG of Cynocephalus volans isolate mCynVol1 chromosome 4, mCynVol1.pri, whole genome shotgun sequence contains these proteins:
- the WT1 gene encoding LOW QUALITY PROTEIN: Wilms tumor protein (The sequence of the model RefSeq protein was modified relative to this genomic sequence to represent the inferred CDS: inserted 1 base in 1 codon), whose translation is MLRPEYTQTRRFVRPATPTPAARVPPRSRARCLAGLRLLCEWSGRASRLLLLPRRRPLLFELWEAGGSQAAGVRSSRQRPHPVALRNPTASPLPPSRPPSHSFTHPPRAGTAAQQPGPXRLLAVILDFLLTQEPVSTCAPEPASQHTFRSGPGCLQQPEQPGIRDSGGFWAKLGPEWSAEPPQGRRSRGASGAQPQQMGSDVRDLNALLPAVPSLGGGGGCALPVSGAAQWAPVLDFAPPGASAYGSLGGPAPPPAPPPPPPPPPPHSFIKQEPSWGGAEPHEEQCLSAFTVHFSGQFTGTAGACRYGPFGPPPPSQASSGQARMFPSAPYLPSCLESQPAIRNQGYSTVTFDGTPGYGHTPSHHAAQFSNHSFKHEDPMGQQGSLGEQQYSVPPPVYGCHTPTDSCTGSQALLLRTPYSSDNLYQMTSQLECMTWNQMNLGATLKGVAAGSSSSVKWTEGQSNHGTGYESDNHTTPILCGAQYRIHTHGVFRGIQDVRRVPGVAPTLVRSASETSEKRPFMCAYPGCNKRYFKLSHLQMHSRKHTGEKPYQCDFKDCERRFSRSDQLKRHQRRHTGVKPFQCKTCQRKFSRSDHLKTHTRTHTGKTSEKPFSCRWPSCQKKFARSDELVRHHNMHQRNMTKLQLAL